A genomic segment from Nymphalis io chromosome 7, ilAglIoxx1.1, whole genome shotgun sequence encodes:
- the LOC126769674 gene encoding UDP-glycosyltransferase UGT5-like has product MSLALRAFSLLIPLFFIFTQFYQVHSLNILGVFPYQGKSHFFVFQPYLEELALRGHNVTVISCFPREKSMKNYHDISLADKVKILEDAFPLKRSYYTIFQISVFLLSTGTSNCKTMLADENVRNLVNSKAQFDLVLIEQFNTDCGLGLAHKLSAPVVGLSSHQLMPWYYNRFGVPYNPSFVPFLLLEGGTKPTLYQRVERILFDAYFNTAYKFFGQRVDQNTLAQYFDDIPPLEELGRNMKFLLIYTNSLLTGSKLLPSNVIEVGGFHVAEPKPLPDELKKFIEESEHGVIYISFGSMLKATLTPKDKIEAITAALSELPQRVIWKWEEKTLPGNPKNIYLSKWLPQNDILAHPKVLAFYSHCGLLGTTEAIYHGVPMVGMPIFGDQPSNAAAVEESGLGVQIQFNELSKSKLLEKFRTVLDPKFHGRVKMLSKAWHDCPISAMDSAVYWAEFAAQHHNFTFRTPAADVPLYQYLCLDILSVLFVLILVIIIILKNLLSWMFRSKSSSQKTKKSKRE; this is encoded by the exons ATGAGCCTTGCGTTGAGAgcctttagtttattaattcctttattctttatatttacacAGTTTTATCAAGTGCATTCGTTAAACATATTAGGAGTGTTTCCGTATCAAGGCAAAagtcatttttttgtatttcaaccTTATCTTGAGGAGTTGGCATTAAGAGGACACAATGTAACAGTCATATCATGCTTTCCAAGAGAGAAGTCTATGAAGAATTATCATGATATTAGCTTAGCGGACAAGGTAAAGATCCTGGAAGATGCGTTCCCGTTGAAACGatcttattatacaatttttcaaATCAGCGTGTTCCTTTTGTCGACCGGTACATCAAATTGCAAAACCATGCTAGCCGATGAAAATGTTCGAAATCTTGTGAATTCGAAAGCCCAGTTTGATCTTGTGTTGATTGAACAATTTAACACTGATTGTGGACTTGGACTGGCTCATAAATTAAGTGCTCCTGTAGTGGGACTCTCATCCCATCAATTGATGCCATGGTATTATAATAGGTTTGGTGTTCCTTATAATCCGTCATTCGTACCATTCCTACTTCTTGAGGGTGGAACTAAACCTACGCTTTATCAAAGAGTTGAAAGAATTTTATTTGATGCGTATTTTAACACTGCATATAAATTTTTCGGTCAAAGAGTAGATCAGAACACGTTGGCGCAATATTTTGATGATATTCCTCCACTAGAAGAGTTGGGTCGTAATATGAAATTTCTACTGATTTACACTAACTCTCTCCTAACTGGCTCGAAATTGTTACCTTCTAATGTGATCGAAGTCGGAGGATTTCATGTAGCGGAACCTAAGCCCTTACCTGat GAACTAAAGAAATTTATTGAAGAATCTGAACATGGGGTTATTTATATCAGTTTTGGATCAATGTTAAAAGCCACTTTAACACCTAAAGATAAAATTGAAGCCATAACTGCTGCCTTATCTGAACTCCCTCAGAGAGTTATTTGGAAATGGGAAGAGAAAACTCTGCCTGGAAACCCAAAGAATATATACTTATCCAAATGGCTACCGCAAAATGACATTCttg cgCATCCCAAAGTTTTAGCATTCTATTCTCACTGTGGCTTGTTAGGAACAACAGAAGCGATATACCATGGTGTGCCAATGGTAGGAATGCCTATTTTTGGTGATCAACCATCAAACGCAGCTGCTGTCGAAGAAAGCGGTCTAGGTGTTCAGATACAATTTAATGAACTTTCAAAATCAAAACTTTTAGAGAAATTTAGGACAGTGCTAGACCCTAA ATTCCATGGACGAGTGAAGATGTTATCGAAAGCCTGGCATGATTGTCCAATTTCAGCAATGGACAGCGCGGTGTATTGGGCGGAATTTGCAGCTCAACATCATAATTTTACTTTCAGGACTCCTGCAGCAGACGTTCCATTATATCAATACCTGTGCTTAGATATACTatcagttttatttgttttaattttagtaattatcaTCATATTAAAGAATTTGTTATCATGGATGTTTAGAAGCAAATCAAGTtcacaaaaaactaaaaaatcaaAGAgagaatga
- the LOC126769675 gene encoding UDP-glucosyltransferase 2-like isoform X2, translating into MVVFSVKSVFMFLSLQVVKVQLLNILAVFPYEGRSHFLVFESLLKELAGKGHNLTVISYFPQENAIPNYRDIALEGNIEENKKWVKFTEPSYYKIIVVTIFLLVTGTNNCKVLLSDENVQNLWKNETKFDVILVEQFNSDCALGLAHKLKAPLLNGGTKPNIIQRIERTVFMIYFQYVVRVMIQTINQYTLSQYFHDLPSLEDLGRNIKLMLLNEHFTFLAPSILPSNVKEVGGLHVAENKPLPMDLEKFINDSEHGVIYISFGTMVGSSSIPPEKLQAILRTIAKLQQRVIWKWDADTLPDKQNNIYMAKWLPQNDILAHPKVVAMFYHCGLLGLMEAMFYGVPVVGMPIFGDQPRNAAALEESGLGVQIQVNKLSEDTLIKKFKIILDIKFREKVKMLSKRWRDRPIAPKEEAIYWIEYVARYPNATLNTAAADLSLYQYLCLDVMLIFGILFASSFFLFKCVLNIYRNKHSKAKKFGSFKSKQQ; encoded by the exons ATGGTAGTGTTTTCAGTAAAGTcagttttcatgtttttatcATTGCAAGTAGTAAAGGTTCAGTTATTGAATATACTAGCTGTTTTTCCATACGAAGGAAGAAGTCACTTTTTAGTATTTGAATCACTTCTTAAGGAATTAGCAGGAAAAGGACATAATTTGActgttatatcatattttccACAAGAGAACGCAATTCCAAACTATCGCGACATAGCTCTTGAAGGAAACatcgaagaaaataaaaaatgggttAAATTTACAGAACCatcctattataaaattatagtggTGACCATTTTCCTATTAGTTACAGGAACAAATAATTGCAAGGTACTACTAAGTGAcgaaaatgtacaaaatttatgGAAGAACGAAACGAAATTCGATGTGATTTTAGTAGAGCAATTTAATAGTGATTGTGCACTGGGGTTAGCTCACAAACTTAAAGCACCT TTACTAAATGGTGGAACAAAACCTAATATTATTCAAAGAATTGAAAGAAcagtatttatgatatattttcaatacgTTGTAAGGGTAATGATACAAACTATAAATCAATACACGTTATCCCAATACTTCCACGACTTACCTTCTCTTGAAGATCTAGGACGAAACATAAAGCTCATGCTACTTAATGAACACTTTACGTTTTTGGCGCCATCTATTTTACCTTCTAACGTCAAAGAAGTTGGAGGTTTACATGTAGCTGAAAACAAACCACTACCAATG GATTTAGAAAAATTTATCAATGATTCGGAACACggtgttatttatatatcttttggGACAATGGTAGGTAGTTCCTCAATTCCTCCTGAAAAATTGCAAGCTATATTACGCACTATAGCAAAACTTCAGCAAAGAGTTATCTGGAAATGGGACGCAGATACTCTGCCTGACAagcaaaataacatttatatggcTAAATGGCTACCTCAAAACGATATTTTAG CACATCCAAAAGTAGTGGCTATGTTTTATCATTGCGGTCTACTAGGGCTAATGGAAGCCATGTTTTATGGAGTGCCAGTGGTTGGAATGCCAATATTTGGAGACCAACCTCGTAACGCTGCAGCTTTAGAAGAAAGTGGGTTGGGTGTTCAAATTCAAGTGAACAAATTAAGTGAAgacactttaataaaaaaattcaaaataattttagatataaa gtttagAGAAAAAGtcaaaatgttatcaaaaaGGTGGCGAGATCGTCCTATAGCCCCTAAAGAAGAAGCTATTTACTGGATAGAGTACGTCGCTCGTTACCCCAACGCAACATTAAACACAGCAGCTGCTGATCTATCTTTGTACCAGTATCTTTGCTTAGATGTGATGTTAATCTTTGGTATACTATTTGCTTCTAGTTTTTTTCTATTCAAATGTGTTTTAAACATATACCGAAATAAGCACAGTAAGGCAAAAAAGTTTGGTAgctttaaatcaaaacaacaaTAA
- the LOC126769675 gene encoding UDP-glycosyltransferase UGT5-like isoform X3, which produces MVVFSVKSVFMFLSLQVVKVQLLNILAVFPYEGRSHFLVFESLLKELAGKGHNLTVISYFPQENAIPNYRDIALEGNIEENKKWLLNGGTKPNIIQRIERTVFMIYFQYVVRVMIQTINQYTLSQYFHDLPSLEDLGRNIKLMLLNEHFTFLAPSILPSNVKEVGGLHVAENKPLPMDLEKFINDSEHGVIYISFGTMVGSSSIPPEKLQAILRTIAKLQQRVIWKWDADTLPDKQNNIYMAKWLPQNDILAHPKVVAMFYHCGLLGLMEAMFYGVPVVGMPIFGDQPRNAAALEESGLGVQIQVNKLSEDTLIKKFKIILDIKFREKVKMLSKRWRDRPIAPKEEAIYWIEYVARYPNATLNTAAADLSLYQYLCLDVMLIFGILFASSFFLFKCVLNIYRNKHSKAKKFGSFKSKQQ; this is translated from the exons ATGGTAGTGTTTTCAGTAAAGTcagttttcatgtttttatcATTGCAAGTAGTAAAGGTTCAGTTATTGAATATACTAGCTGTTTTTCCATACGAAGGAAGAAGTCACTTTTTAGTATTTGAATCACTTCTTAAGGAATTAGCAGGAAAAGGACATAATTTGActgttatatcatattttccACAAGAGAACGCAATTCCAAACTATCGCGACATAGCTCTTGAAGGAAACatcgaagaaaataaaaaatgg TTACTAAATGGTGGAACAAAACCTAATATTATTCAAAGAATTGAAAGAAcagtatttatgatatattttcaatacgTTGTAAGGGTAATGATACAAACTATAAATCAATACACGTTATCCCAATACTTCCACGACTTACCTTCTCTTGAAGATCTAGGACGAAACATAAAGCTCATGCTACTTAATGAACACTTTACGTTTTTGGCGCCATCTATTTTACCTTCTAACGTCAAAGAAGTTGGAGGTTTACATGTAGCTGAAAACAAACCACTACCAATG GATTTAGAAAAATTTATCAATGATTCGGAACACggtgttatttatatatcttttggGACAATGGTAGGTAGTTCCTCAATTCCTCCTGAAAAATTGCAAGCTATATTACGCACTATAGCAAAACTTCAGCAAAGAGTTATCTGGAAATGGGACGCAGATACTCTGCCTGACAagcaaaataacatttatatggcTAAATGGCTACCTCAAAACGATATTTTAG CACATCCAAAAGTAGTGGCTATGTTTTATCATTGCGGTCTACTAGGGCTAATGGAAGCCATGTTTTATGGAGTGCCAGTGGTTGGAATGCCAATATTTGGAGACCAACCTCGTAACGCTGCAGCTTTAGAAGAAAGTGGGTTGGGTGTTCAAATTCAAGTGAACAAATTAAGTGAAgacactttaataaaaaaattcaaaataattttagatataaa gtttagAGAAAAAGtcaaaatgttatcaaaaaGGTGGCGAGATCGTCCTATAGCCCCTAAAGAAGAAGCTATTTACTGGATAGAGTACGTCGCTCGTTACCCCAACGCAACATTAAACACAGCAGCTGCTGATCTATCTTTGTACCAGTATCTTTGCTTAGATGTGATGTTAATCTTTGGTATACTATTTGCTTCTAGTTTTTTTCTATTCAAATGTGTTTTAAACATATACCGAAATAAGCACAGTAAGGCAAAAAAGTTTGGTAgctttaaatcaaaacaacaaTAA
- the LOC126769675 gene encoding UDP-glucosyltransferase 2-like isoform X1, whose translation MVVFSVKSVFMFLSLQVVKVQLLNILAVFPYEGRSHFLVFESLLKELAGKGHNLTVISYFPQENAIPNYRDIALEGNIEENKKWVKFTEPSYYKIIVVTIFLLVTGTNNCKVLLSDENVQNLWKNETKFDVILVEQFNSDCALGLAHKLKAPVVGISSHTLMPYHFSRLGVPNNPSFTPFQLLNGGTKPNIIQRIERTVFMIYFQYVVRVMIQTINQYTLSQYFHDLPSLEDLGRNIKLMLLNEHFTFLAPSILPSNVKEVGGLHVAENKPLPMDLEKFINDSEHGVIYISFGTMVGSSSIPPEKLQAILRTIAKLQQRVIWKWDADTLPDKQNNIYMAKWLPQNDILAHPKVVAMFYHCGLLGLMEAMFYGVPVVGMPIFGDQPRNAAALEESGLGVQIQVNKLSEDTLIKKFKIILDIKFREKVKMLSKRWRDRPIAPKEEAIYWIEYVARYPNATLNTAAADLSLYQYLCLDVMLIFGILFASSFFLFKCVLNIYRNKHSKAKKFGSFKSKQQ comes from the exons ATGGTAGTGTTTTCAGTAAAGTcagttttcatgtttttatcATTGCAAGTAGTAAAGGTTCAGTTATTGAATATACTAGCTGTTTTTCCATACGAAGGAAGAAGTCACTTTTTAGTATTTGAATCACTTCTTAAGGAATTAGCAGGAAAAGGACATAATTTGActgttatatcatattttccACAAGAGAACGCAATTCCAAACTATCGCGACATAGCTCTTGAAGGAAACatcgaagaaaataaaaaatgggttAAATTTACAGAACCatcctattataaaattatagtggTGACCATTTTCCTATTAGTTACAGGAACAAATAATTGCAAGGTACTACTAAGTGAcgaaaatgtacaaaatttatgGAAGAACGAAACGAAATTCGATGTGATTTTAGTAGAGCAATTTAATAGTGATTGTGCACTGGGGTTAGCTCACAAACTTAAAGCACCTGTAGTCGGAATTTCGTCGCATACTTTAATGCCTTACCATTTCAGTCGATTGGGAGTACCAAACAATCCATCGTTTACTCCATTTCAGTTACTAAATGGTGGAACAAAACCTAATATTATTCAAAGAATTGAAAGAAcagtatttatgatatattttcaatacgTTGTAAGGGTAATGATACAAACTATAAATCAATACACGTTATCCCAATACTTCCACGACTTACCTTCTCTTGAAGATCTAGGACGAAACATAAAGCTCATGCTACTTAATGAACACTTTACGTTTTTGGCGCCATCTATTTTACCTTCTAACGTCAAAGAAGTTGGAGGTTTACATGTAGCTGAAAACAAACCACTACCAATG GATTTAGAAAAATTTATCAATGATTCGGAACACggtgttatttatatatcttttggGACAATGGTAGGTAGTTCCTCAATTCCTCCTGAAAAATTGCAAGCTATATTACGCACTATAGCAAAACTTCAGCAAAGAGTTATCTGGAAATGGGACGCAGATACTCTGCCTGACAagcaaaataacatttatatggcTAAATGGCTACCTCAAAACGATATTTTAG CACATCCAAAAGTAGTGGCTATGTTTTATCATTGCGGTCTACTAGGGCTAATGGAAGCCATGTTTTATGGAGTGCCAGTGGTTGGAATGCCAATATTTGGAGACCAACCTCGTAACGCTGCAGCTTTAGAAGAAAGTGGGTTGGGTGTTCAAATTCAAGTGAACAAATTAAGTGAAgacactttaataaaaaaattcaaaataattttagatataaa gtttagAGAAAAAGtcaaaatgttatcaaaaaGGTGGCGAGATCGTCCTATAGCCCCTAAAGAAGAAGCTATTTACTGGATAGAGTACGTCGCTCGTTACCCCAACGCAACATTAAACACAGCAGCTGCTGATCTATCTTTGTACCAGTATCTTTGCTTAGATGTGATGTTAATCTTTGGTATACTATTTGCTTCTAGTTTTTTTCTATTCAAATGTGTTTTAAACATATACCGAAATAAGCACAGTAAGGCAAAAAAGTTTGGTAgctttaaatcaaaacaacaaTAA
- the LOC126769667 gene encoding UDP-glycosyltransferase UGT5-like, whose protein sequence is MEIGVTFNDSAQSPNIFDSYDTTASAERLPHTIYLLLGRYASFHLRPSTHGTATQNERSSKMNKYIFVFLFVVQIIAVQSYKILGVFPSLDRNNYVTYRGLFRELANRNHDVTLISHFQLPDAPPTYRDILLSDKQVYQGLSFESVIGNEVSRVPFETLVYTKAGNDDCKTLMNNNQVLHMIRTRPRFDVIIVESYNSDCGLALAANLSVPYIAFNPQPLHPWHYNRLGINFNSAYVPQSLLPYGRKPWFFDRVKSFLLYHITNWVYYIGSQVTDHVYLYKYLGDNVPTLENIASNASLVFVNTHKSVFGGLVRPDNVVDVGGIHIRPPKAIPTEIERFINEAEHGVIYVNLGSSVKDSTLPIEKLNELVSTFRKLPLRVLFKWEGASLENLPRNVMSMRWFPQYDILKHENVKAFISHAGILSTIEALDAGVPVIAVPLFGDQFGNAATLVDAGVATTVNYENLRKDLLLDAINDVLDPRWQQRAKLVSRMWHDRPMSPLESAIYWIEYVARYNGTPNLVAASADVPWYQQLQLDVLAFVGLVIYILLYVVYKILSVCCCCCCQSEPAAEVIPTGERRSKRVKFE, encoded by the exons ATGGAAATCGGGGTCACGTTCAATGACTCCGCGCAGTCACCGAATATTTTTGACTCTTACGACACGACAGCGTCAGCGGAACGATTACCTCATACCATCTACCTATTATTAGGTAGATACGCAAGCTTCCATTTACGCCCTAGTACTCACGGAACCGCGACGCAAAACGAACGTTCGTCGAAgatgaataaatacatattcgTATTTTTATTCGTTGTTCAAATAATTGCGGTACAAAGCTACAAGATACTCGGTGTATTCCCCTCTCTGGACCGCAACAATTATGTCACATACCGAGGTTTGTTCCGAGAGCTAGCGAACCGAAACCACGATGTAACTCTTATTAGCCACTTTCAATTGCCAGACGCGCCACCTACTTATCGAGATATATTACTCAGTGATAAACAAGTGTACCAAGGACTGTCGTTCGAATCAGTTATAGGGAATGAAGTTTCGCGAGTGCCGTTTGAAACATTAGTGTATACTAAAGCCGGCAACGATGATTGCAAGACGCTAATGAATAATAATCAGGTGCTACACATGATAAGAACTCGACCTCGATTCGATGTGATAATCGTGGAATCTTATAATAGTGATTGTGGACTAGCATTGGCGGCAAATTTAAGTGTTCCGTATATTGCTTTCAACCCTCAACCGCTACATCCGTGGCATTACAATAGGTTGGGAATCAATTTTAACTCTGCATACGTTCCGCAATCGTTACTACCATACGGAAGAAAGCCATGGTTCTTTGATCGAGTGAAGAGTTTTTTGTTGTATCATATTACTAATTGGGTATATTACATAGGGTCGCAAGTGACGGATCACgtgtacctatataaatatttagggGATAATGTGCCAACGTTGGAAAACATCGCATCGAATGCCAGTTTGGTGTTTGTAAACACTCACAAATCAGTTTTCGGAGGCCTCGTACGGCCAGATAATGTTGTGgacgttggtggaatacatattaGACCTCCGAAGGCTATTCCAACG GAAATCGAACGATTTATTAACGAAGCTGAACATGGAGTTATTTACGTAAACTTAGGTTCCTCTGTCAAGGACTCCACGCTTCCTATAGAAAAACTAAACGAATTAGTATCAACGTTCAGAAAATTACCACTTCGAGTCCTGTTCAAATGGGAAGGAGCAAGCCTGGAGAACTTGCCAAGAAACGTTATGAGCATGAGATGGTTCCCGCAATACGATATCTTAA AGCACGAGAATGTTAAAGCATTTATATCTCACGCGGGAATTCTCAGCACTATTGAAGCATTGGATGCCGGAGTACCAGTCATAGCAGTTCCTTTATTCGGCGACCAGTTCGGCAACGCTGCAACCCTGGTAGATGCTGGTGTAGCCACTACTGTGAATTATGAAAACTTAAGAAAAGATTTACTACTAGACGCTATTAACGACGTTTTAGATCCAAG gtgGCAACAACGTGCAAAACTTGTTTCTCGAATGTGGCATGATCGTCCCATGTCTCCATTGGAAAGCGCCATCTATTGGATAGAATATGTAGCTCGATACAATGGAACTCCAAACTTAGTAGCGGCATCTGCTGATGTACCGTGGTACCAACAACTACAACTAGACGTTTTGGCTTTTGTAGGCCTCGTTAtctacattttattgtatgttgtttataaaattctaaGCGTGTGTTGCTGTTGCTGCTGTCAAAGCGAACCTGCAGCGGAAGTTATACCAACCGGAGAAAGAAGATCAAAGAGAGtcaaatttgaataa